The Populus trichocarpa isolate Nisqually-1 chromosome 11, P.trichocarpa_v4.1, whole genome shotgun sequence genome has a segment encoding these proteins:
- the LOC7454399 gene encoding uncharacterized protein LOC7454399 encodes MPTVWFTLKRSLHCKSEPSEVHDPKSTKHLSTILTRKAGRSGCSRSIANLKDVIHGSKRHMEKPPSCSPRSIGSSEFLNPITHEVILSNSRCELKITGFGGFQEGVGTGVSHGNNHNGVSGGSNGGVGSTFVGTLRPGTPGPGGHPTMHYFNPSFRNAATPPRKSPFLSSDREGSGFGGSGIFGSGAHSSSRVSLETDFNGSSTITCHKCGEQFTKWEAAEDHHLSKHAVTELVEGDSSRKIVEIICRTSWLKSENHCGRIERVLKVHNMQKTLARFEEYRETVKIKASKLPKKHSRCIADGNELLRFYGTTVACSLGINGSSSLCISEKCRVCRIIRNGFSAKKELKGGVGVFTTSTSGRAFESIEIFEDDPSTRKALIVCRVIAGRVHRPLENIQEISGQTGFDSLAGKVGLYSNIEELYLLNPRALLPCFVVICKS; translated from the exons ATGCCAACAGTTTGGTTCACTTTGAAGAGATCTCTACATTGCAAGTCAGAGCCATCAGAAGTTCATGACCCAAAATCCACAAAGCATTTGAGTACAATCTTGACAAGAAAAGCAGGAAGGTCAGGGTGTTCAAGGTCCATAGCAAATCTCAAAGATGTCATACATGGAAGCAAAAGACACATGGAGAAGCCACCAAGTTGTAGTCCAAGATCCATTGGAAGCAGTGAGTTTCTTAACCCAATTACCCATGAAGTTATTTTAAGTAACTCGAGGTGCGAGCTCAAAATCACTGGTTTTGGTGGGTTCCAAGAAGGGGTTGGTACTGGTGTTAGTCATGGCAACAACCATAATGGTGTTAGTGGTGGTAGTAACGGTGGTGTTGGTTCAACTTTTGTCGGTACTTTAAGGCCAGGTACTCCAGGACCTGGAGGACATCCTACAATGCATTATTTCAACCCTTCATTTAGGAACGCAGCAACTCCTCCAAGaaaatctccttttctttcatcaGACAGAGAAGGGTCTGGATTTGGAGGTTCTGGTATATTTGGTTCTGGTGCACATTCAAGCAGTAGGGTCTCTCTTGAGACAGATTTTAATGGTTCTTCTACAATCACTTGCCATAAATGTGGAGAACAGTTTACCAAATGGGAAGCTGCTGAAGATCATCATCTCTCCAAGCATGCTG TCACTGAACTTGTGGAAGGGGACTCATCAAGAAAAATTGTAGAAATCATATGTCGAACGAGCTGGTTAAAGAGTGAAAACCATTGTGGTCGAATAGAAAGAGTGTTGAAGGTTCACAATATGCAAAAAACTCTGGCCCGATTCGAAGAGTATAGAGAGACGGTGAAAATTAAAGCCAGCAAGCTCCCGAAGAAACATTCTCGGTGCATAGCTGATGGGAATGAGCTTTTGAGGTTTTATGGCACGACTGTTGCATGCTCTCTTGGCATAAACGGTTCTTCAAGTCTGTGTATATCTGAAAAATGCCGTGTTTGTCGAATTATTAGAAATGGTTTTTCTGCCAAAAAGGAGCTTAAAGGTGGAGTAGGTGTGTTCACAACTTCCACCAGTGGAAGAGCTTTCGAGTCTATTGAAATATTTGAAGATGATCCATCTACAAGGAAAGCTTTGATAGTATGCAGAGTGATTGCTGGGAGGGTTCATAGGCCTTTGGAGAATATACAAGAAATATCTGGCCAAACAGGGTTTGATTCTCTGGCAGGGAAAGTCGGTCTCTATTCCAATATTGAGGAGCTTTATCTGCTCAACCCTAGAGCCCTGCTTCCTTGCTTTGTAGTAATCTGCAAATCctga
- the LOC7454400 gene encoding probable histone H2A.1, producing MAGRGKTLGSGTAKKATSRSSKAGLQFPVGRIARFLKAGKYAERVGAGAPVYLAAVLEYLAAEVLELAGNAARDNKKTRIVPRHIQLAVRNDEELSKLLGDVTIANGGVMPNIHNLLLPKKTGGSSKASADDDS from the exons ATGGCTGGCAGAGGCAAAACCCTAGGATCTGGAACAGCAAAGAAGGCTACATCAAGGAGTAGCAAGGCCGGTCTGCAGTTTCCGGTGGGTCGTATTGCTAGATTCTTGAAGGCCGGCAAGTATGCTGAGCGTGTTGGCGCCGGCGCTCCTGTCTACCTCGCTGCTGTACTTGAATATCTTGCTGCTGAG GTACTTGAATTGGCTGGAAATGCAGCAAGAGACAACAAGAAGACCCGTATTGTGCCACGCCACATCCAGCTAGCAGTGAGGAATGATGAAGAGCTAAGCAAGCTTCTTGGTGATGTTACAATTGCTAACGGAGGTGTGATGCCTAACATCCACAACCTTCTCCTCCCAAAGAAGACTGGTGGCTCCTCCAAGGCCTCAGCTGATGATGACAGTTAA